In Dermacentor variabilis isolate Ectoservices chromosome 7, ASM5094787v1, whole genome shotgun sequence, a genomic segment contains:
- the LOC142587414 gene encoding uncharacterized protein LOC142587414, which produces MASCCCAGAEKRSAACNGSISLKLLQYCSSQGSKKVWWKLLPRFRPEKTASIKGYTPLISTTGDEQHIERPRLKLALSRKLVLHNFAAALCCTACGDKVS; this is translated from the exons atg gcaagttgctgttgtgctggagctgagaagaggtctgctgcctgcaatgggtccatctctctcaagttattgcagtattgtagctctcaag gttcaaaaaaagtatggtggaagctgttgccaaggttccgaccagaaaagacagccagtataaaagggtacacgccactgatctctactacaggggatgaacagcacatcgagcgccctcgactgaagctggccttgtcccggaagttggtgcttcacaactttgcggcagcactttgttgcacgg cctgtggagacaaggtttcttag